One region of Methanobrevibacter arboriphilus JCM 13429 = DSM 1125 genomic DNA includes:
- a CDS encoding TetR/AcrR family transcriptional regulator yields MKNKDKIAQAAFLLSLKYGFDNVSIKQIQEEANVTTGAIYYHFKDKNDILDYILKKYVFNEVKNFKNDLYSEKRSFYEKLEFIFYYFTKYNIKNNQNAIEILYENNIDFGQYYLMQLGIYHQHPEFRKLYDDSSKDILNLFNELIKEAIENKEIKKSTDIEELSIYIFTIFRGIIRLWSILIECSLDKLIETNINMIKKTLE; encoded by the coding sequence ATGAAAAATAAAGATAAAATAGCACAAGCGGCTTTTTTATTATCATTAAAATATGGTTTTGACAATGTATCAATAAAACAAATACAAGAAGAAGCAAACGTAACCACTGGAGCAATTTATTATCATTTTAAGGATAAAAATGATATTTTAGATTATATTCTTAAAAAATATGTGTTTAATGAGGTTAAAAACTTTAAAAATGACTTATATTCAGAGAAAAGATCATTTTATGAAAAATTAGAGTTTATATTTTATTATTTTACAAAATATAACATTAAAAATAATCAAAATGCAATTGAAATACTTTATGAAAATAATATTGATTTTGGGCAGTATTATTTAATGCAATTAGGAATTTATCATCAACATCCTGAATTTAGAAAATTATATGATGATAGTAGCAAAGATATACTTAATTTATTCAATGAATTGATTAAAGAAGCTATAGAAAATAAAGAAATTAAGAAAAGCACTGATATAGAAGAGTTATCTATCTATATTTTCACTATATTTCGGGGAATTATAAGACTTTGGAGTATACTTATTGAATGTTCATTAGATAAACTTATTGAAACTAACATCAATATGATTAAAAAAACATTAGAATGA
- a CDS encoding DUF3320 domain-containing protein, whose product MTYEGASNIDNPLRRNSFNYNRNKERNFESQNIRDRMRSVSQSINEIKNEVKYINKSLKEIENPTAPKKVFVIDRTLPVDEYNDNHHYNQEDYKSDANDDTYENHAEYNVNSLDLNKRLKSNDNVSSENYSNYSNSKDNLENIIQDLNEDYIKIEKERAQKINQLKEKDTTKTIKKDDINDLIANYKTAKDIPVNKAEEFYNSTNKKLLDIVNSVVIVEGPIHISEFTSRIKESCNLKRAGPKFKKHISKSISLAEKENAILIIDDFLFPSNWTKTTVRKRVNPNIDLISKDEIEENIKIVLNFISPINQKELIKRASRNFGFKSTSKKTSNKINEVIDYMFSKQIINNNNGEIEVISKDK is encoded by the coding sequence ATGACATATGAAGGAGCATCTAACATTGATAATCCTCTTAGAAGGAATAGTTTCAATTATAATAGAAACAAAGAAAGAAACTTTGAATCTCAAAACATTAGAGATAGGATGAGGTCTGTTTCTCAATCAATAAATGAAATAAAAAATGAAGTTAAATATATAAATAAATCATTAAAAGAAATTGAAAATCCTACAGCTCCAAAAAAAGTTTTTGTAATAGATAGGACTCTTCCAGTGGATGAGTATAATGATAATCATCATTACAATCAGGAGGATTATAAAAGTGATGCTAATGATGATACTTATGAGAACCATGCTGAATATAATGTAAACAGTTTAGATTTAAATAAAAGATTAAAATCTAATGATAATGTAAGCTCTGAAAACTATTCAAATTATTCAAACTCAAAAGATAATTTAGAAAACATTATTCAAGATTTAAATGAAGATTATATAAAAATTGAAAAAGAAAGAGCCCAAAAAATTAATCAGCTTAAGGAAAAAGATACAACAAAAACTATTAAAAAAGATGATATTAATGATTTAATAGCTAACTACAAGACAGCTAAAGACATACCTGTCAATAAAGCTGAAGAATTCTATAATTCAACAAATAAAAAACTTTTAGATATTGTTAATAGTGTTGTTATTGTTGAAGGACCTATACATATAAGTGAATTTACTAGTAGAATAAAAGAGAGTTGTAATCTTAAAAGAGCAGGTCCTAAGTTTAAAAAACATATTAGTAAATCAATATCATTAGCTGAAAAAGAAAATGCAATTTTGATTATAGATGATTTCTTATTCCCAAGTAACTGGACAAAAACAACAGTTAGAAAAAGAGTAAATCCAAATATTGATCTGATATCAAAGGATGAAATTGAAGAAAATATAAAAATTGTATTGAATTTCATAAGTCCAATTAATCAAAAAGAATTAATCAAAAGAGCTTCTAGGAATTTTGGATTTAAATCAACTTCTAAAAAGACATCTAATAAAATAAATGAAGTTATAGATTATATGTTTTCTAAACAAATAATAAATAACAATAATGGAGAAATTGAAGTTATAAGTAAAGATAAATAA